One stretch of Caldalkalibacillus uzonensis DNA includes these proteins:
- a CDS encoding ReoY family proteolytic degradation factor encodes MKPLITNAEKKRFLEWFLQTYELQKREGAWLLTYMMSDDKLLGRVRFVDEIDVTERSIIMSTTCLDGVSFQFQKGKLLTTDVEKAFHDLRQHPHQTIQIKLNFKAAKTSPEYAAVREDGLMKKQKLPSNGLYALFAEMILDEAMYQYKKQQLYRQIDEALDQQDKNRFLQLSEQWMKLVSEHEE; translated from the coding sequence ATGAAGCCGTTGATCACCAATGCAGAAAAGAAACGTTTTTTGGAATGGTTTCTTCAAACCTATGAGCTGCAAAAGCGGGAAGGCGCTTGGCTGTTGACTTACATGATGTCTGACGACAAGCTGTTAGGGCGGGTTCGGTTTGTAGATGAAATTGATGTAACGGAACGTTCGATTATCATGTCTACCACGTGTTTAGACGGTGTCTCATTCCAATTTCAAAAAGGGAAGTTGTTAACAACCGATGTTGAAAAAGCGTTTCATGACTTGAGGCAACATCCTCATCAAACCATACAAATCAAATTAAACTTTAAAGCGGCCAAAACTTCTCCTGAGTATGCCGCGGTGAGGGAGGACGGTCTGATGAAAAAACAAAAACTTCCCTCTAATGGATTGTATGCCCTGTTTGCGGAGATGATATTGGACGAAGCCATGTATCAATATAAAAAGCAGCAATTGTATAGGCAAATAGATGAAGCTTTGGACCAGCAAGATAAGAACCGTTTTTTACAATTAAGTGAACAATGGATGAAATTAGTTAGTGAGCATGAAGAATAG
- a CDS encoding tetratricopeptide repeat protein has protein sequence MDVILKKAERALRQLEQGDVDQGLNAINELLDHRDMTDELRFELATALYSQGFVSEAIAILRDLYTRYPAESELMVTLAEYYAEDGQEDEALSHLREVPAEDDNYLRAVLLSAEISLRQGLTEVAEHKIRQAQSVYPEEKVLYQALGEIYYEQEEYALALLNFQKGTHTPLAKLADCYAHLGQLEEALTHYELALKQHRTPDVLFGAGFVAFRLKEWERAVNYFRDLLDIDPYYASAYVYLAQSYLKLNDIGQALATIEQGLRYDETNPQLFYLHGEVLLKQKKYEEAENALRYALELEPGHAQVLEALIQLSQETGDLRQCLAYLRQLLDISPERPDLWIEQGRLYEELEEWHEARDSYRQALTLVPDDVNVLNRLAYLLRDEGQLTEAVRLWKKSLVLQPDQWEIMDMIERYEQDMK, from the coding sequence ATGGATGTCATCTTAAAAAAGGCTGAAAGAGCCTTGCGTCAATTGGAGCAGGGAGATGTGGACCAAGGCTTAAATGCCATAAATGAGCTGTTAGATCATAGGGACATGACCGATGAATTACGTTTTGAGCTGGCCACAGCCCTCTATTCCCAGGGGTTTGTCAGTGAGGCCATTGCCATTTTACGGGATTTGTATACCCGCTATCCGGCCGAATCTGAACTGATGGTCACTCTGGCCGAATATTATGCTGAGGACGGGCAAGAGGATGAAGCCCTCTCCCATTTAAGAGAGGTGCCGGCAGAGGATGATAACTATTTACGGGCCGTACTTCTTTCTGCAGAAATCAGTTTAAGGCAAGGGCTGACTGAAGTGGCTGAACATAAAATCAGACAGGCGCAGAGCGTTTATCCGGAAGAAAAAGTATTGTACCAAGCATTAGGGGAAATCTATTATGAACAGGAAGAATATGCTTTGGCCCTACTCAACTTTCAAAAAGGTACGCACACGCCCTTGGCCAAATTGGCCGACTGTTATGCCCATCTCGGTCAGCTGGAAGAAGCCCTCACTCATTATGAACTGGCCTTAAAGCAGCACAGAACGCCAGATGTGCTGTTTGGAGCCGGGTTTGTTGCTTTCCGGCTGAAGGAGTGGGAAAGGGCGGTAAATTATTTCCGCGACCTGTTAGACATAGATCCCTATTACGCATCAGCATATGTTTACCTGGCCCAGTCCTACTTAAAACTGAATGATATTGGCCAGGCATTGGCGACGATTGAACAGGGACTACGGTATGATGAAACAAACCCCCAACTTTTTTACCTGCATGGAGAGGTCCTGCTCAAACAGAAAAAATATGAAGAGGCTGAAAACGCGCTGCGCTATGCCTTGGAGCTGGAACCTGGACATGCCCAAGTACTGGAAGCATTGATCCAGCTTAGTCAGGAAACAGGGGATCTCAGACAATGCCTGGCTTATCTCCGGCAGCTGCTTGACATCAGCCCCGAACGGCCGGACTTGTGGATTGAGCAGGGGCGGCTGTATGAGGAATTGGAAGAATGGCATGAAGCTCGGGATAGCTACCGGCAAGCGCTAACGCTTGTTCCTGATGACGTCAATGTATTGAACAGGCTGGCTTATTTGCTCCGGGACGAAGGCCAATTGACAGAAGCGGTTCGGTTGTGGAAGAAATCCTTAGTGCTTCAACCTGACCAGTGGGAGATCATGGACATGATAGAGCGTTATGAGCAAGATATGAAATAG
- the aroA gene encoding 3-phosphoshikimate 1-carboxyvinyltransferase: MFVQQKSSRSPWSEATHFRLAEVMPLDRPVDARLRVPGSKSFTNRAIVIAALAKGESVLSGILKSDDSYWCLDALRRLGVAVSVEEDQVRIQGVQGDWPNKEAQLFIGAAGTIARFLPGALAAGRGGRYVVDGIEQLRKRPLRPLIDALGDLGARITVQGESGGLPLIIEGTGLTGGEIRIEGHVSSQFLSGLLLASPMAAGSVQIQVENGLVQPAYVGITVQLMRQFGAHVEHDDHYRSFVVEPGGYTGQTAVLEADASTACYFLAAAALTQGTVRITNVGYSSFQPDANFIDVLERMGCQCEKTQTYLQVTGPAQLKGGFTVDMKPMSDQAITIAALAPFADAPVRVTNVAHIRHHESDRIAVICTALRKTGIQVEEQEDGFTVYPGEPHGATLDPHDDHRQAMTFALLGLKVPGIKIENPGCVSKTCPMFYEELKKLGVSVKFFE; the protein is encoded by the coding sequence ATGTTTGTGCAACAGAAGAGCTCACGTTCCCCATGGTCAGAGGCCACTCATTTCCGCTTGGCGGAAGTGATGCCTCTTGACCGGCCGGTTGATGCCCGTCTAAGGGTGCCGGGTTCCAAAAGTTTTACCAACCGTGCGATTGTGATTGCTGCCTTGGCTAAGGGAGAGTCCGTCCTGTCGGGCATTTTGAAGAGCGATGATTCCTATTGGTGTTTGGATGCCTTACGCCGGTTGGGGGTGGCGGTCTCCGTGGAAGAGGATCAGGTACGTATCCAGGGTGTACAAGGGGACTGGCCAAACAAGGAAGCACAGCTGTTTATCGGGGCAGCCGGTACTATTGCCCGTTTTCTACCCGGTGCTTTGGCGGCAGGAAGGGGCGGCCGCTACGTGGTAGATGGCATTGAACAATTGCGCAAACGTCCTTTGCGGCCCTTGATTGATGCACTGGGGGATTTGGGAGCCAGGATTACTGTTCAAGGTGAATCGGGAGGCCTTCCCTTGATTATTGAAGGAACAGGCTTGACAGGTGGAGAGATTCGCATTGAAGGGCATGTGTCCAGTCAGTTTTTGAGCGGATTACTCCTGGCCAGCCCGATGGCAGCTGGATCGGTTCAGATTCAAGTGGAGAATGGTTTGGTTCAGCCTGCCTATGTGGGGATCACCGTTCAGTTAATGCGCCAGTTTGGAGCACATGTTGAACATGATGACCACTATCGGTCTTTTGTAGTAGAACCAGGCGGTTATACGGGACAAACAGCTGTGCTGGAGGCAGATGCGTCTACTGCTTGTTATTTTTTGGCAGCCGCCGCCTTAACACAGGGAACGGTGCGCATCACCAATGTGGGCTATTCCTCTTTTCAGCCTGATGCCAATTTTATCGATGTGCTGGAGCGTATGGGTTGTCAGTGTGAAAAGACACAGACCTATTTGCAGGTGACAGGCCCAGCCCAATTAAAAGGCGGTTTTACCGTTGATATGAAACCCATGTCAGATCAAGCCATTACCATCGCTGCGCTTGCTCCTTTTGCAGACGCACCTGTCAGGGTCACCAATGTCGCCCATATCCGCCATCATGAATCAGACCGCATTGCCGTAATTTGTACTGCCTTGCGCAAGACGGGCATACAGGTAGAGGAGCAGGAGGATGGGTTTACTGTGTATCCGGGAGAGCCCCATGGAGCGACACTGGATCCCCATGATGATCACCGGCAAGCGATGACATTTGCCCTGCTTGGCTTAAAAGTACCTGGCATAAAGATTGAAAATCCAGGTTGTGTGTCCAAAACCTGCCCGATGTTTTATGAAGAGCTGAAAAAATTAGGTGTTTCAGTTAAATTTTTTGAGTAA
- a CDS encoding prephenate dehydrogenase — protein MKRIAIIGIGLIGGSIALSIKKHDPNEVFIQAYDLKESQLQLARALGVIDHGTTDLDKAVAGADVVFICTPVQSVCHLLEPILLSPALKEDAIVTDVGSTKMKIVQRAQELSARSKGVFIGGHPMAGSHKSGVEAATERLFENAYYVLTPSEETEDAYTQRLKALLASTRAKVVEMKPDEHDRVVGAISHFPHVIASALVEHVYQYQQESEWYLRLAAGGFRDITRIASSNPKMWRDIVLSNHSFIVQQMKDWLKQMEHVLDMIDSGDEERIEHFFRHAKEVRDGLPDTKRGAIPSFYDLYVDIPDHPGVIGQVTTLLGIHQISITNIAILETREDIMGVLRLTFRHECDLEKAEKVLRDANFPVYRRD, from the coding sequence ATGAAGCGCATTGCCATTATTGGAATCGGCTTGATTGGAGGTTCGATTGCCCTCAGCATCAAGAAACATGATCCCAATGAGGTGTTCATACAGGCCTATGATCTGAAAGAATCACAGCTTCAGTTGGCTCGTGCCTTGGGTGTTATTGATCACGGGACCACGGATCTGGATAAGGCTGTTGCCGGGGCAGATGTGGTTTTCATTTGCACCCCAGTTCAGTCTGTGTGCCACTTGCTGGAGCCCATTTTGCTCTCTCCGGCATTAAAAGAAGATGCCATCGTAACCGACGTAGGCAGTACAAAAATGAAAATTGTGCAGCGGGCTCAAGAATTGTCAGCCCGGTCAAAGGGTGTATTTATCGGTGGGCACCCCATGGCGGGTTCCCATAAGTCCGGGGTGGAAGCAGCCACAGAACGCCTGTTTGAAAATGCCTATTATGTGTTAACCCCTTCGGAAGAGACGGAGGATGCCTACACACAACGCCTGAAAGCATTGCTTGCCTCCACCCGGGCCAAAGTGGTTGAAATGAAACCGGACGAGCATGACAGGGTAGTGGGCGCAATCAGTCATTTCCCCCATGTCATTGCTTCTGCCCTTGTGGAGCATGTGTATCAATATCAGCAAGAAAGTGAATGGTACTTACGGCTGGCTGCGGGTGGGTTCCGGGACATCACCCGTATTGCCTCCAGCAATCCCAAGATGTGGAGAGATATTGTTTTAAGCAATCATTCGTTTATTGTGCAGCAAATGAAGGACTGGCTCAAACAGATGGAACACGTCTTGGACATGATTGACTCGGGTGACGAAGAAAGAATTGAACACTTTTTCCGCCATGCCAAAGAAGTGCGTGACGGTCTGCCGGACACCAAACGGGGGGCAATCCCCAGCTTCTATGATCTTTATGTGGACATTCCCGACCATCCGGGTGTCATAGGGCAGGTGACAACATTGTTAGGGATCCATCAGATCTCCATCACCAATATTGCTATATTGGAAACACGGGAGGATATTATGGGTGTTCTCCGTTTAACGTTCCGGCATGAGTGTGATCTGGAAAAAGCAGAAAAAGTGCTGCGTGATGCAAACTTTCCGGTTTATCGCCGGGACTAG